Proteins from a genomic interval of Spiroplasma diminutum CUAS-1:
- a CDS encoding energy-coupling factor transporter ATPase, translating into MNIATQPKWDFNGEIKFDSVSYTYSKNSPFEFRALNGTDLTIQEGKITAVIGMTGSGKSTLIQLTNGLLVTETGRTIVGNFQIPASTKKIKQVKELRREVGLVFQFPEYQLFQDTIAKDISFGPINLGANKQESFDKVPELLRMVDLPEDYAKRSPFDLSGGQKRRVAIAGIIAMDGNTLVLDEPTGGLDPQGEEDFMNLFYKLNKEKNKRIIIVTHNMDHVLQIADEVIVMHKGKVISKGSPFEIFSNEQLLEKIEIEPPKLYKLAHRLKDAGLDVTNIEFRTVEELAKAIKSKRK; encoded by the coding sequence ATGAACATTGCAACTCAACCAAAATGAGATTTTAATGGAGAAATTAAATTTGATTCAGTTTCATATACTTATAGTAAAAATTCTCCTTTTGAATTTAGAGCATTAAATGGAACAGACTTAACAATTCAAGAAGGAAAAATTACAGCTGTTATTGGTATGACAGGTAGTGGTAAATCAACTTTAATTCAATTAACAAATGGATTACTTGTAACTGAAACTGGTAGAACAATTGTTGGAAATTTTCAAATACCAGCTTCAACTAAAAAAATTAAGCAAGTTAAAGAATTAAGAAGAGAAGTTGGATTGGTATTTCAATTTCCAGAATATCAATTATTCCAAGATACAATTGCAAAAGATATTTCTTTTGGGCCAATTAATTTGGGAGCAAATAAACAAGAAAGTTTTGATAAAGTTCCAGAATTATTAAGAATGGTTGATTTACCAGAAGATTATGCAAAAAGAAGTCCATTTGATTTAAGTGGTGGACAAAAACGTCGTGTAGCTATTGCTGGAATTATTGCAATGGATGGAAATACTTTAGTACTTGATGAACCAACTGGGGGATTAGATCCCCAAGGTGAAGAAGACTTTATGAACTTATTCTATAAATTAAATAAGGAAAAAAATAAGAGAATTATCATTGTAACTCATAATATGGATCATGTATTACAAATTGCAGATGAAGTAATTGTTATGCATAAGGGAAAAGTTATTTCTAAAGGAAGCCCATTTGAAATATTCTCAAATGAACAATTATTAGAAAAAATTGAAATTGAACCACCAAAATTATATAAGTTAGCACATAGATTAAAAGATGCGGGTTTAGATGTTACAAATATTGAATTTAGAACAGTAGAAGAACTTGCAAAAGCAATTAAATCTAAAAGAAAATAG